Below is a window of Chelmon rostratus isolate fCheRos1 chromosome 23, fCheRos1.pri, whole genome shotgun sequence DNA.
TCGTCCTGCAGCGGCCAGGTTAACTCCGTCTTCAGATgatctgttttgctgttttctgtattttgtcagGTTGCTGCAGAGCAGCGCAGGACGAGGACACCTGCCAGTCCTGCTGTGGCCTCtccaggtaaacacacacacacacacacacacacacacacacacacacacacacacacacacacacacacacacacctgctgctaaTGACTGATTAACTCCAGTTTCTGTAGAAGAGAACGGCCGAGTTTGAGTTGTGCTTTTTGTCCAACAGTCAGCAAGAAACCGAAGACCACAGAATCAAAATCTGCTCCGACGCAAATGTCCAACAGcgacagaggagggaaagaccaggaggaagaagaagaagagaagaggtcATCAGAGAGCCGAGGAGTCAAGAGGAAGAGTGAAGAGAAAGACGAGAAGGAggtgcagaagaagacaaatCAGGACGGCGGcgaaagaaagacagaagtgaTGGCGAAAGAAAAGATGACATCAGAGAGccgaggaagaaaaagaaagagagatgaagaggaggagaaacagaagaaagccGAGCAGGATGAAGGtgtggaaggaaagaaagaagtgatgacaaaagacaaaacagaagaagagaagacagcagagagcagagggatgaagacgaggagggcggagaaagaggaacagacggaggagaagaagaaaacaaaacaagacgtcggcaaagaaaaaaaggaggagaggacgaggagagAAACAAGGTCGGAgagtggagggagaaaaagggcGAGGGAAAAGGAGGTGAACGAGAAGAAGGGCGTTACggaagggaaaaaagaagaggagagccgaggaagaaagaggaggaggaaagagaaggaggtgCAGCAAGAAGAGATGAAGGACAAAGTGACGGAGGAGGTGAAAACTGGAGAAAAGATAgcaggacagaagaagaaaacaaaggacgctggtgaggaaggagagaaagaagagagaataaaagagaagatgaccgaggaagaggaagaggggaatgaaagagaggcagagaaagaggagcagaaggaagaaaaggagaaagaaggcAGTTCTGTGGACGAGGAGgtgaaataaaactttaatcaGCTGTTCTTTCTTCAAACGTAGAAACGGCAGCAGTTTAAAATCATCCACTCTGTTTCTCCCCCGCAGCGACAGCGCCACCTGGCAGCCAAGAGGGAGAGCGTGTTGAAATCTCTGAGAGGTCTGCTGAAGGCCgggagaggagcgaggaagAGGGAGGCGACGAAGAGCGCCcagtaagaaacacacacacacacacatttaaatgagCTCAAGTGTTAAACGAAGTGTTAAAGGTTTGCTCTCGACACTCGTCAGGAAAACCGGGAGCGGAGCAAAGAAGAAGGGCGAGATTAAAAAGACAGGAAGTCGGAAGACGTCCGAGAAGATGAGCGTCAAAGAATCGACCGTCACCAAGGCGATGGGCAGGAGATCAGGCATCAAAGCCGTCAGAAAGACGGCCGTGTTAGAGAAGaaggaggacagaaaaacaaccgAGACGTCCGGCCATAagacaacagcagagaggaaaggggaggtAAAGAGGGACGGACAGAAGACAGAACAGGACAAGAAGGATGACAGAGTCCACGAAGCCGGCAGGAAAACTGCAGATGAAGTGAAGACAAACGAAAAGGAGagcgagcaggaggaggtgaaggcCGAAGGGAAGAAAGACGAGAATAAaggagaggaggcgaggagCGATGAAGCGAAGCAGGAGAAAGACGAAGACAAGAAGAACGAGAGAAAAATTATCGGAAAGATTGTGAAAGCGACGGCCGGACAGGGAGCGAAGGTCCAGGTGAAGACGATAATGGGAGGAACGACGGCAGCGGCGgccgaggaggagaggaagaaagagaagacgAGCAGAGATGAAACAGTCGAGGACAAGAAGAAGAGTTCAGAAAAGAgcaaggagacagagagagagagagagaagagagggagcaCTGAAGGGAGGGAGATGGAAAAAAGTGTGGAAGTGGAGAGGAAGGCTGAAGGAAGGAGAGCAgcaacagaagacaaaaaagacagGAATGTaacggaggaggagaaggacaaCAAGAGCGAAGTGGAAGAGGAGAAACGAGAGAAGAGCGgcgaagaggagcagaaagcgAAGAAGGACGAAGGTGAGGTGGAAGAAAGGACGACGAGAgggcagaagaagagagaggaaaagagcgAAAAACGTGACAGTAGAGCCGCCGAAGAACAAACGACGACGCCAGCCGCCGAGCAAACCAAAGAGACgaagctgcagaagaagagcgTGGAAGGAAACAGAAGCGACGGAGCGACAGAAAAGTCAGCCGAGGCGCCGGAAGCTGAGTCAAAAACCGAAGAAAAAGATGAAGCGAGCGCGGCGAAGACGAGCacagaaggagaaaacaaaacgATGAGTGATTCatcagagggagggagggcggaGCAGGTGCAGCCGGCGgtgaaacagcagaagaagagtcCGGCCGTGACGCTGACGGACTCGACTCTACACAGAATCCACGGAGACATCAGGATTTCTCTGAAGACCGACAACCCTGTAAGCTGCACCTCATTACTTCCTCTGTTAACACTAATCTCCACTCGTCGGCGTTTTCaagattcaattcaagattcaagaatctttattgtcattgagcatgacatgacaatgaaattttcattgcaacccccatgttagaaacaagataatgagaaagataagaagattagaaagaataaaatgaagataactacaataaaataaaccaacgtgcaataaaaatattcgtaaatgcaattaaaaatataccagaatgaaaatatactaaacagtaaacaataaaatatacaaatgaaatgaaatgtgccaatatactaaaatgtatataatttagttaagtatgtgtgtgtacttaaaagttaagtacacagaaggtgcaggtggaggtggaaaaGTGCAAATGAATCAAATCGTTGCGTGGAATGGAAAAGCAGTCGCTAATTTTCGCCAACTCTGCAGATCCAATTAGCTCCGAGTTGTCTTTTCTCGTCTGCTTCAGTCTGAGCTGTTCATCAAACACGCCATAATAAACCTCCCGTACTCGACCTGCTCGGCAGCAAACGGCAGGCCGAGACGAGCAGGTGAACtcagctaaagagccagatgtttcccccaggagctggaggagaccaaaaacagagctaaaagagagagaacactgGACTGACGTTCATCACCTCTGAGCTAGGTGTTCCACTAGTTTCTCAGTGCAGTCGGGGTTTCCATtatcagtgaaatgtgtcagactaagattaattgattagctaCATGActacattattattttcttgCACAAACGCTTACATTAATGCAAACTTAGTTTCTTCCTTATCTGCGATAGCTGCAAATGCTAATGTAATCTTTGCATTGTTTTAGCTGTAATATCAGCAGTCCTCAACTCGGACAAGCTGGTGACATTTAACCTGCAGTGATATTGGGCTTATGGCAAATTTTTGTAAAGGCTGCGGAAAACAGAAATACCGAATTAGCAAGGATTATTTTTAACACCAGTCTACAGCGATGCTAGTGACTCCGCGAGGTTCTGTATTTTGTCACAGCACTTCTTTGAGCCaaacgctaacatgctgactTGAAGCAGTTATAGTGTTTAACATGCTCAGCgtcttagtttagcttgttagcatgccaacatttgctaattagcatgagcaacacacacagtacagctgaggctgatgggagtgtcacagaaaactaaaactaaatttCAACCTGATCATGGTGCTGggtgaaaagtcagaggatcatcacaGAAATTTGAATTTATCccaagaagaaaatgaattttGTGAAATTCCATGACAATCCTTCTAATAATCgttcatttctgtttgtgtgacagaaaacatgaatgttcTCTACATCAGGCCTGTCGGCTTACCGTGGAGTTATTCTGCCTCCTCGTCGCAAGCAAATGCaactgtgaataaataaatagataaatagtGATATTAATATTGATATTGTATGCACCCAACATGCCTAAATCTCCAAACTGGGTGTCGTCTCCATGTGCTTCTGTCTTCCAGGACATCGGAAAGTGTCTGATGGCGCTGGATCAGCTCAGCATGGTTTACGTGACGTCTAAACATGTCCGGAGACACAGCGAGCTCGTGGCCACGCTGGGAAAGGTACACGCAGCAGAAAGGTTTCCTGATGAGAAGCTCACGAGTCATACTGAAAACTGTGAGATAAAACTGAAAGCGACCAGAATCAGCAGTCGCCCTGGAGCTGAtctgtcgtgtgtgtgttccttcatGTCCTTCCTGTGTGCAGATGAGGTACTACAAAGCCAACCAGGCCATCATGTACAAGGCCTCCATGCTGTACAACCGCTTCAAAAACGCATACCTGgttggggagggggaggaggtggtgagCGCCGCCTTCCTGCGCtccctgctggaggagaa
It encodes the following:
- the LOC121626999 gene encoding hepatoma-derived growth factor-related protein 2-like, producing MPGKPGDQLRPGDLVFAKMKGFPHWPARVCKSENGYKKRVPVFFFGTHQIGHLPPENIVPYVGNKMKYGSGVRIKGFTEGMWEIQNTPGVGSKLRANTQTTPTKPPSATKKTPAKPPSAPKTTPAKQVTNDRLKTTQTKSPPSESAPAKPDSEPAPSKDTNKKETLTRASLRSAPEKTTDSSLTSTSSDVTTADVCETAANTRGRKAAARIGPSPAAKTTSEDKKKETAAKTKTPSKASRTASAKPAEKQTNADSEPAAETTTTTSKVTAEGKAASDIEAQTQATDSKLTSTKVQIPLMSIDAHNEEAARRVSTRSKGAESKVAAEQRRTRTPASPAVASPVSKKPKTTESKSAPTQMSNSDRGGKDQEEEEEEKRSSESRGVKRKSEEKDEKEVQKKTNQDGGERKTEVMAKEKMTSESRGRKRKRDEEEEKQKKAEQDEEEEQTEEKKKTKQDVGKEKKEERTRRETRSESGGRKRAREKEVNEKKGVTEGKKEEESRGRKRRRKEKEVQQEEMKDKVTEEVKTGEKIAGQKKKTKDAGEEGEKEERIKEKMTEEEEEGNEREAEKEEQKEEKEKEGSSVDEERQRHLAAKRESVLKSLRGLLKAGRGARKREATKSAQKTGSGAKKKGEIKKTGSRKTSEKMSVKESTVTKAMGRRSGIKAVRKTAVLEKKEDRKTTETSGHKTTAERKGEVKRDGQKTEQDKKDDRVHEAGRKTADEVKTNEKESEQEEVKAEGKKDENKGEEARSDEAKQEKDEDKKNERKIIGKIVKATAGQGAKVQVKTIMGGTTAAAAEEERKKEKTSRDETVEDKKKSSEKSKETEREREKRGSTEGREMEKSVEVERKAEGRRAATEDKKDRNVTEEEKDNKSEVEEEKREKSGEEEQKAKKDEGEVEERTTRGQKKREEKSEKRDSRAAEEQTTTPAAEQTKETKLQKKSVEGNRSDGATEKSAEAPEAESKTEEKDEASAAKTSTEGENKTMSDSSEGGRAEQVQPAVKQQKKSPAVTLTDSTLHRIHGDIRISLKTDNPDIGKCLMALDQLSMVYVTSKHVRRHSELVATLGKMRYYKANQAIMYKASMLYNRFKNAYLVGEGEEVVSAAFLRSLLEEKEREEAQRAECCRERLKREELLQEVKRRMGQVK